Part of the Prionailurus bengalensis isolate Pbe53 chromosome B3, Fcat_Pben_1.1_paternal_pri, whole genome shotgun sequence genome is shown below.
AGCGGGGCCTAGGGGAGGCCTTGTAACCTGGGCCTTGGCAGAGTCCAGCCGTGGTGTGCCCAGCCTTCACAGCTGCTCCTCCCAGAGCCCAGGCATCGCTGTGGAGCTGGACTTGAGCCCCATACTTATTACGTACGTACGGGGAAGGGGAAAGGATGATGGAGTGCTGGGAGGTGGTGAGATGAGGCCAAGTGGCCCCAGGCCATTAGGGAGATTGCTCGGTGGAGGAGATGACAGGAAGTGCTGTGCAGGCCCTAGGCGGGAGAGCTGGCCTTGGAAGAGGTCAGATGGAGAAGGGAAGATTGAAAACTCAGGGAAAGACTGCGTTCTGAAGgacatttttgcattttcttgaggggaaaaaaaaaatgaatccaaaaaCATTCTCTCCGCTTTTCATCTGAGCCCTTCATGCCTCTGTTCTTAGCAAGTGTGCCTGATTTCACAAAATAAGTACTGGCAGCCCGCAGTGTGTTTTTGTTCCAGAACCTTAAACcgtcctttaaaaaataagaggagagggtgcctgagtggctcagtcggttaagcgtctgactcttgatttcggtttagttcatgatctcatggtttgtgagtttgagccccatgtcaggttccgcactaacagtgcagagcctgcttgggattctctctctctttctgcctctccctgtgtaTGTGGGCCCAagcccactctctctgtctccccctcttaaaataaataaacgagcttaaaaaaaaaataataaggggcacctgagtggctcagtcagttaagtgtccaactttggctcaggtcatgatattgtagtatgcaagttcgagcccctcatcgggctctgcattgctggtgcggagcttgcttgggattttctctctccctctctctctctgctccttccccacttgtgtgctgtccctctctctcaaaataaataaataaacttttttttttttttaattttttttttcaactttttatttatttttgggacagagagagagagagcatgaacgggggagggacagagagagagggagacacagaatcggaagcaggctccaggctctgagccatcagcccagagcctgacgcggggctcgaactcccggaccgcgagatcgtgacctggctgaagtcagacgcttaaccgactgcgccacccaggcgcccctataaactttttaaaataaataggaataaatgctttctgtaaaataataaaacagtacaGCAAggttataaattaaaaaagtgaGTATTCCTACCACGCACTCCCTCCCCCCTGGAGGTAAATACTGTAAATTCTTTTGAATCTGTAAAGGGCACTAACAAGGACATGGTAGTGTCTGTTTTGAGGTCTCAGAATGTAAAGCTTGCTCTGGGTCTCTTCTGGGAAGTCATTGGGGCTGAACTCCTTTcccagaaagggagaagaggttGCAGCTCTGGtgtggcaggggctgggcagaggagcCTTTCTGGAGAGGCTTTTCAGGCCACCAGGAAGGGCCTCACCTCAGCCCCGTATCCCTGGGGCCTGCTGGCctgggaggggccaagagatggttctttcttctccccagcGGCTCatggctgtttttgtttgttttgctttttgcctttgcAGGATCCCTCTGTGACCCAGCTGACCAATGCCCCGCAAAGTGGCCTGGCTGAATTCAACCCCTTCTCCGAGGTTGGTGAGCATGCCCTCTTTCTGAGTCCCTGGGTCCCCTGGGTGGTGCCAGGTTTCTGAGGCAAGGAGCcttggcagaggcagagacagctcTGAGAAACCGCAGTCCTAATGTGAACTTGGGGTGGGGATAAGGATGAAGAAGTCAGCAGTTCTCCCCTTGGGATTTGTCATCTGGGCCCCTCCCTGAAGAGGACAGGACAGTGCTGGGGAGCTGTGGCTCCAGCAAGGCCAGGGAGGCCAGGTAAAGCATCACATtgcccagagcctgaggctcAAAGGCTAAGAATCTGCAGAGCCGGGCTGAGGCCTGCCCCAGAGGGAATGTCCCTCACAGGCAGGGGCACAGCACTCACCCCGCTGTGGGTCTGCCCCCGTGTGGCCAACTAGTGGAGCCCTACTCATCTGCCTCCTTTGGTGTGTCCCACACAGACAAATGCAGCGACAACAGTTCCTGTCACACAGCTCCCTGGGCCCTCGCAGCCGGCGGTTCTCCAGCCCTCAGTGGAACCAACCCAGCCAACCCCCCAGGTACTGTTGACAAAAATCCCTTTGCCTCTTCTTTCCTGAGAGGGTAGCACCAGTAGCTGAGCCCTGAGATtgggggaggaggtggacagagggcCTTAATTCCTGGCTGCCCTTTAAGGGCCCTTTTGATAATCTCTTTGGAGCTGGTCACTTGCACATGGAGGGTCTGCTCAGCCAGCCTAtatcctcacccccaccccattacCACCACCAAACAATAACCAGGCTAGGGTCGTTGGTGCCTTCAGAGAGAGCATTTGCCTCTGTTGTGCCATTCCAGATCCTCGTGGGGCCTTTGGTTTGTCCTCTCTTACTCAGGGCCCCGAATCAATcgatctatccatccattcatccattctcctggccttcctccctctgtctctctgtctctcttttctttttttagcctcttttatttctgccttccttcctattttcctttgTCCCTTCACCAAATACCGTGAATCTTGTCTGCTTTGTGTCTGACACTCGACTCCCCATCACCTCGCCGTCCTGCCCCGTGCGCCTCACCACCCCAGTGAGCGTGACCCACAGTGGAGTTGTATGTTGCAGCTCCTGCGTAGACAGGCCAGCAGGTTCCTGCCTACCAGATTCCTGGCAGTGAGCGAGCTCTCAGAGAGGCAGATGCTACTAGGAGGAGATAGTATTCTCagagacagctacatgcaaaagctTCCGAAGGTAGGCGAAGTGTAGATGAGCATGAGGGAGGGCAAGGCCCAAGCCGGGCTTTGGGCTCTCGTGGGCCCCAAGAGGCTCTCGCCTTCTGACCAGACTTGGGAGGGAAGGCTGAGATGTTCAGCATGGTCCAGGATGGTCCATTCTGGTCCTGCCTTGGCCCCCAGTGCCTGAAATTGACCTGCTAAAGTCAGCCTTGGCTCTTTGGAGAACGCCttttggagagagtgagagcgcgacggtgcgtgtgtgcacgtgcacgcgcgcacacatatatacacatatgtctGGCTTACCGTTCTGCGAGGTGACTGGTCTGATACCTGTTTCCTAAAACGACTGTAGACTTTGGGAATAACCAGGCCCCAACAGCTGTAGCCCCTGGAAGGCGTGGGGCCCTGGGCTGAAACGCCAGGGCCAGCTCTGCTCGGCCTCACGTTCCCTAGGTGCCTCACTCAGAGGCTCTTTCTGGACAGGGGATGAAGCTTAGACTCCACATATCATCAAAGCCGGGCAGAGCAGGGCCAAGCCTAGGGGGCTGCGCTGGGGTGTAGCCGGTCaccccagggggtggggtggggtggtacTTAAATATGGATCCATGAGGCTCCAGGTGCACGTGATCTGTCCTCACGTGTCCCCTCCGCACTCACTGCTAGCAGGTTGCACTGTTTCCCCTGCGCACACGCACCCTCCAGGCTCTTCAGATGAGGTGCAGCTCTCTGGGTTTCTGGCTACAGCTTAGTCTCTTGTGATGCCGTTTTCCCTTCGCTGTTACCCCAGAGGTCAGTGTAACTGAACTTTGCCTGCATTCCAGAATGGGGGAATGTTCTCTCGTCTCCAGCTCAGGGGTCTCCCCTTCATCCCTGATCCCAGATTAAGGCTGGTTAACAGCTAAGGGGACAGAGGTGGTGTCGAGGCAGTAGGAGACAGGTCACCTTGGCCTGTCTGTGGTGGTCTCTGGTACCCAAGACAGCATGGAGCTGGGACTGTCTCTCCCTGCATGGGGCAAGGCCCTTCTGACTTTCTGCTCACACTGACGACTGACATTGCCCCTCTGTCTCCTGTGTCCGGCTGCTCCACTTCCGTGCCCCCCAGGCTGTGGCCTCCGCGGCCCAGGCGAGCCTGCTCCGGCAGCAGGAAGAACTGGACAGGAAAGCAGCCGAGCTGGAGCGCAAGGAGCGGGAGCTACAGAACACTGTGGCCAACTTACATGGTAAGGGAGGCTGCCGGGCCCTGGGCTGCCAGGCCTGGCACGGGAGGTCTTCCTGAGCCTGCTTGTCCTGGGGCAGCCCTGGACCCCTGTCGGGCTTTTGATCATCTTAGAGCAGCCCTGGTGCTAgtgccaggcagggcagggagatgGAGGCCAGGAGACCTGCAGTGTGGACCTAGCGGGTGTGGGTTATTTCTGCACTCCTTCCCAGCCCTGAAATTTTTGCTGAAGTAGGGACACTGGTCCTGCGATTCCCCTTTATCTTCACGAAGATGACCCCTTGTGCTTATGGGTTGGTTGttcataaaaataatcacataggCCATTTTGCTCTGTTTGTCAGTGCATTTGGGATCTGTTAACCTTGGAGCAGGCTTGTGTGTGTTCGTGTCCCATCACCCTTTTCCCATCCCACTCCCTACCCATGGAGACCCTGAGCCCCACTTGCCGGTGCCCTTCTGGAGCCCTGGCTTGGCCCGTAAACCGCTGGAGCGTGCACCCTGCCATGCTGCTGTGGAGGCTGGGCCTCACCTCGTCGCGTCTTTCTACACAGTGAGAGAGAACAACTGGCCGCCCCTGCCCTTCTGGTGCCCTGTCAAGCCCTGCTTCTATCAGGATTTCTCGGTAGAAATCCCTGCTGACTACCAGCGGATATGCAAGATGCTCTACTATCTCTGGATGTGTGAGTCCCGCCCCGGCCCTCTTGAGCTTACGGGTGAAATGGGGTGTGACTCCAGGGCCCTTTCTGTGCTCTGACTGCTCCTCCCACAGACTCCAGCCTTCCTCAGCACTGGGCCGGGATAGAAGGTACCTTCTGCCCCCCTAATTGGCCCTCCACAGTCTACTCCCTGTGCTGGGAACCTCCCCAGAAGGGCCAGTTCACACCATGGATCACATAGAGTGAGACTAATGGGAGGCTTCAGAGTTCCTGTGGGGCTCGTTGCATTGAAAGGCCACCCTTAGGTGAAGGCCTCCCTCTACACAAGTAGCCCAGCTACTCCCTGTAGCTCCAGTGTGGGCCATCTAGGGACAGGGACAGGAGTCTCCAAGGGCTTCTTTCCCTCAAGGAGCCCTTGAGTCTGCACCTTCCCTTCactgccactccccacccccatcatatATCTGGGCCGTCCCTTCACCTCTTAGGAACGTGGTTTGGTCTCTGGTTTTGCTGCCCCAGAAAATCAGGATCTGGGAGCTCACTGCACCCAGGTGCAGACGAAGGTCCTGTAGTATTTCTGCAGCTCCCCTCACTGTATAGACCTCACGTCCTCCCAGGGGGTGGTTCACCATGCCTGGGAATCCTTCAGTCACCTTGGCACGAGCCcgtatctctctctcctccccctccccagtgcaCTCGGTGACTCTGTTTCTGAACCTGCTTGCCTGCCTGGCCTGGTTCTTAGTTGACAGCACCAACGGAGTGAACTTTGGCCTTTCGATCCTGTGGTTTATCATCTTCACCCCCTGTGCCTTCCTGTGTTGGTACCGACCCATCTATAAAGCCTTCAGGTGAGTGGGACTTGGACAAGGGGTCAGTGTATGACTGGCATCCCAGGTAGCAGGCCAAGGGCCTTAAGCCCAGGGGCCCCATCCTAGTCTTAGAGCAGAATAGGTTGGTGGGAAATCCACTTTcccattcccacccacagtgagAGAAGACACGGATCAGGAGCCATTTTCCTAAGTTGTTGTGCCTGGGGTCTGCTCTGGGCACTGTCCTTGGGTTAGGCATGGGAGATCTAGGGAGGGGTCTGCAGCTCTTCCCTGTGTTCTCACTGCTCCCATTCTGTCTGGTGCATTAGGATTTCAGATGCTGGGTAGAGGGAGGGGCTGCTCAACCCCCTTCTGAAGCATTAGCTACTCTCAGAAAGTCTGACTTTGATAAGCTCTCCATGGCTTATCACTCCAAGCTCTCTTGAGCCTGCTGAGTGCCAAAGCAGTTGACCTAGAATAAATACTGTGGACCTGAGTGGAGCTACCTCACAGACCCCTAGGGCTTGTGCAGTTGTGCCTCGGAGTTGATGTTTTCAGGCCTGGGAGCCTAGCAGGCCCCGGGAAGTTGGGGGGCAATGGCTGAACCCTCCCATGTACTCTGCAGAGGAGACCTGCGGCCTCAATCTATTCTAGCCCTCAAGGACATGGAGCTGGAGGTCTGGTCTAGGGTTCTGTGCTCCCCAAATACCTTTTCTTCCACCCAGGCCTACAGTTTTATTATTAGATATTTATACCTTTGGCTTAGATTTCCTTGCCTTCTATGAAATGCAAACACATACACCAGGAAATGGACTGTTAGGctctttatattgtttttttgaGTGAGCAACTTTATTAGCTCTTTGAGTAAGGGGTCAAGCATTGACCCCTTAAACTGGAAGGCAAGGAGGGGTAAGCCTGTTTTGATTATGGTTGTGGGTGTCTGTGTCCTTATGGACAATGTGGCTGGTCCCCTGAAGCTGTCTGTGCTCCCATCCTGCCTCCTGGCTCCTAATGAGGACCGATGCCATGCCAAGTGAGGAACCTGAGGAATGAGCCCCAAGCCCTCTTGTGACTTCGgatttccccctctctccacagGTCTGACAACTCTTTCAGCTTCTTTGTATTCTTCTTCGTATTTTTTTGTCAAATAGGGATCTACATCATCCAACTGGTTGGCATCCCTGGCCTGGGGGACAGGTGAGACCTGGGGCAGCACGATGGAATTACATTTTAGAGGTGGCTTGGCCTCTCTGGCTCTGCTATCCTCATTCCCAGAGGGCCCTCGCAGATGACCCGTCTTCTACCCTAGCCGGGAGAGGGGTTGGGTGGACTTGCATCTGCCTCCGTGCACCGCCCCCAGTTCTTCACCGCTCACCAACTCACTGCCTTGCCTCATCCACCACTTTCCGGGGCGTTGTAAGTGGACTTGCCCTGAATCCTTAGGCTACCTGGCCTAAGTCCTATGGAGGACtgcatttattccttttctccgGCCACGCCCTCCCAGAGGCTAGGGCTACTTCTCCAGGCCCCAGACAAGCTCTTGGATTTGGGCAGCTGCTGACAGATGCCCTGGCTtttgcagactctgtgctgtgaCTTTTCCCAGAGGCCCTGTAATGTCAGGAGATGGAGCCCTAGCCTCTCTCCTGGATTGCCTCCTTCTTGCTTTGAGCATATAACTAGCTTGAGTTTCCTGGGCGCTGTAGTCCTCAGTTCAGAATTAGCCGTAGAAAGAAAACCTGATGGCTGATGTTTTCCTTTCCGCCCCAGTGCACAGGGAACATCACAGAATGGTCAGGCTGACGCTTGGCTGAAAGCCTGGGCCTGGAAGGGCTGCACTATTTTGGTCCCCTCCCTCCAGTGCAGCTGatccagagaggagggaggggctgacTCACCTTGCACTCCGAGCACGTCCCCGctgccctcccaccacccctcttccctctcaccttgctgtttctttttaaaaaaaaaaaaatttttttttaacgtttatttattttttaagagacagaaagagagcgtgagcaggggagggacagagagagagggagtcacagagtccaaaggaggctccaggctctgagctgccagcacagagtccgacctggggctcgaattcagtaatggtgagatcatgacctgagctgaagttggatgcttaactgacccacccgggcgcccctcaccTTGCTGTTTCTAATCTGGCCCCTTTCTCTTTGATTGGTGACCCGGTTTCATTACTCACTACTCTTAGTGAGATCCTGGAAGACAGGCTGTGGCCTAACTGCTGTTTGCTTCTGGACTCGGAGTCAGAAGGCTTGAGTTCTGGTCCTGACTCCCC
Proteins encoded:
- the SCAMP2 gene encoding secretory carrier-associated membrane protein 2 isoform X2; protein product: MSSFDTNPFADPVDVNPFQDPSVTQLTNAPQSGLAEFNPFSETNAATTVPVTQLPGPSQPAVLQPSVEPTQPTPQLLRRQASRFLPTRFLAVSELSERQMLLGGDSILRDSYMQKLPKAVASAAQASLLRQQEELDRKAAELERKERELQNTVANLHVRENNWPPLPFWCPVKPCFYQDFSVEIPADYQRICKMLYYLWMLHSVTLFLNLLACLAWFLVDSTNGVNFGLSILWFIIFTPCAFLCWYRPIYKAFRSDNSFSFFVFFFVFFCQIGIYIIQLVGIPGLGDSGWIAALSTLKKDHLAVSIIMMVVAGFFTLCAVLSLFLLKRVHSLYRRTGASFQQAQEEFSQGIFSNRTFRSAASNAARGAFQGN
- the SCAMP2 gene encoding secretory carrier-associated membrane protein 2 isoform X1 yields the protein MSSFDTNPFADPVDVNPFQDPSVTQLTNAPQSGLAEFNPFSETNAATTVPVTQLPGPSQPAVLQPSVEPTQPTPQAVASAAQASLLRQQEELDRKAAELERKERELQNTVANLHVRENNWPPLPFWCPVKPCFYQDFSVEIPADYQRICKMLYYLWMLHSVTLFLNLLACLAWFLVDSTNGVNFGLSILWFIIFTPCAFLCWYRPIYKAFRSDNSFSFFVFFFVFFCQIGIYIIQLVGIPGLGDSGWIAALSTLKKDHLAVSIIMMVVAGFFTLCAVLSLFLLKRVHSLYRRTGASFQQAQEEFSQGIFSNRTFRSAASNAARGAFQGN